Proteins found in one Methanospirillum hungatei JF-1 genomic segment:
- a CDS encoding IS66-like element ISMhu3 family transposase: MTNNRTSEISDESIDDLRRNIHQLKKELKIERKRRILAENQKNELKKENKKLKKEIAKILSSAPFLSASSKTAKAGGVPSSKTFYRRKRQCEENRKSGGQPGHEGNGRKRPASNSPSMNIPLDSCPECGTHLNEPVNGAEQTRTITDIPFPRHIVYEIHYPRYWCSTCKKLVRGELPLPPNQQFGPAVASWIAYHRMLGLTIRKIQSSLLETYDIQMSEATILKLERWVADTLKEDYEKLKEKIIQENNINADETSFRVNGENGWLWVFTSTIGSYYKVASTRGHSVPEEVLKGFNGVLGRDAWKPYDVIMCSGHQLDLLHVNRWLERAEIKHKIEPRSLLTSQPVKILRKGRPPEKFLEFVDGVRSILKKAVEYTENDPPPSLDERKNARDKFQAELTGLLERKWVDPDVIRIFKELRKRQDMLLTFMVHEDVPGHNNDAERAIRQGVLHRKISGGRRTWLGAEVFGVLLSIYETSKKQKENFMQLVGRKLGFEAPVENGNCSTS, translated from the coding sequence ATGACGAATAATAGGACTTCCGAAATCAGTGATGAATCTATAGACGATTTACGGCGTAATATCCATCAATTAAAGAAAGAACTTAAAATTGAACGTAAACGCAGAATTTTAGCAGAAAACCAAAAAAATGAACTGAAAAAGGAAAATAAAAAACTCAAAAAAGAAATTGCAAAAATATTGAGTTCTGCACCTTTTCTTTCAGCATCAAGTAAAACAGCTAAAGCAGGAGGAGTTCCGAGTTCAAAGACCTTTTATCGCCGGAAGAGGCAGTGTGAAGAAAATAGGAAAAGTGGAGGTCAACCAGGGCATGAAGGAAATGGAAGGAAAAGACCCGCTTCAAATTCACCATCGATGAATATCCCCTTGGATTCATGTCCTGAATGTGGAACGCATTTGAATGAACCAGTCAACGGGGCGGAACAAACACGCACCATTACGGATATTCCATTTCCAAGGCACATCGTTTACGAAATCCATTATCCGAGGTATTGGTGTTCAACTTGCAAGAAATTAGTACGTGGAGAGTTGCCCTTACCGCCAAACCAGCAATTCGGACCTGCTGTAGCCTCTTGGATTGCTTATCATAGAATGTTAGGATTGACTATAAGGAAAATCCAATCCAGCCTCTTAGAAACATACGATATTCAAATGAGTGAAGCTACCATTCTGAAACTGGAAAGGTGGGTTGCAGATACTCTCAAAGAAGATTACGAAAAACTCAAAGAAAAGATAATTCAGGAGAACAATATCAATGCAGATGAAACCAGTTTCAGAGTGAATGGAGAAAATGGATGGTTGTGGGTATTCACTTCGACAATTGGCTCATATTACAAAGTGGCATCAACTCGAGGACATTCGGTTCCCGAAGAAGTTTTAAAAGGATTTAATGGCGTTTTAGGAAGAGATGCATGGAAACCATATGATGTCATAATGTGTTCAGGGCATCAGTTAGATCTTCTTCATGTGAATCGATGGTTGGAAAGAGCAGAAATAAAGCACAAAATTGAACCGCGAAGTTTATTGACCTCTCAACCAGTCAAAATACTAAGAAAAGGCAGACCTCCAGAAAAATTTCTTGAATTTGTTGATGGAGTTCGTTCGATTCTAAAAAAAGCGGTAGAATATACTGAAAATGATCCTCCACCATCTTTGGATGAACGGAAAAATGCACGTGATAAATTTCAGGCTGAGCTTACGGGCTTGCTTGAACGAAAATGGGTAGATCCAGATGTTATTCGTATTTTCAAAGAACTTCGAAAACGGCAAGATATGTTACTTACTTTCATGGTCCATGAGGATGTTCCAGGGCATAATAATGATGCGGAACGTGCCATACGTCAGGGGGTACTTCATCGAAAAATTAGTGGGGGGAGAAGAACATGGCTCGGAGCTGAAGTATTTGGAGTCTTGCTTAGTATTTACGAAACTTCGAAGAAACAAAAGGAGAATTTCATGCAATTGGTGGGAAGAAAGTTAGGATTTGAAGCACCTGTCGAGAATGGCAATTGTTCAACTTCCTAA
- a CDS encoding EVE domain-containing protein produces the protein MSYWIASSNRPNWEIIRNNDIWGVPKRNKSLLTRVAPGDKILIYVRAEQHGNTLLPSAITGAFQVEKCFEDQSRLFIPPPQMGDEIFPYRFQLKPVNIFKEPVEFKPLINDLKFITNKTMWSGHLRVAMREIPEEDFLLIMNKSK, from the coding sequence ATGTCCTATTGGATCGCTTCATCGAACCGACCAAATTGGGAAATCATTCGGAATAATGATATTTGGGGTGTGCCGAAGCGAAATAAAAGTCTTCTAACTCGGGTAGCACCAGGAGATAAAATCCTTATTTACGTTCGGGCAGAACAGCATGGAAATACACTTCTCCCCTCTGCAATCACAGGGGCATTCCAAGTGGAGAAATGTTTTGAAGATCAGAGTAGGCTCTTCATCCCCCCTCCACAGATGGGTGATGAAATCTTTCCATATCGATTTCAACTGAAACCGGTGAATATTTTTAAAGAACCTGTTGAATTCAAACCTCTTATTAATGACCTCAAGTTTATCACGAATAAAACAATGTGGTCCGGTCATTTGCGAGTAGCAATGCGTGAGATCCCGGAAGAGGATTTCTTATTAATCATGAATAAGAGTAAATAA
- a CDS encoding IS1-like element ISMhu11 family transposase (programmed frameshift), whose product MVGKRGPILITCQNPDCTYFQIEDGKNITKNGHNSAGNQQYYCHHCRRFFIETKNTPLYDSRLPRTAVLIIAKHSTEKTSIRGVSRVTGHHRDTISRYYHLIGEHAEKLNDYFIHDISAGDCEMDEIWEFVPKKNKNLLTTDSEELGDCWSYTCFKRDSGLFLAFESGKRNIDTCADMLVRFFNRMELPTPENKISIFTDGNVQYSICLPELYCEPCLDYGQVIKVKEKNKLVYVIREKIMGNPDSKAISTSVIEGYNNKIRQRLSRFGRKTASFSKKLNRFISALNIFQFVHNFIEVKSSHKSPAMLESITDHLWNWSEFLNYHVQF is encoded by the exons ATGGTTGGAAAACGTGGTCCTATATTGATTACGTGTCAAAATCCGGATTGTACTTATTTTCAAATTGAAGATGGAAAGAATATTACTAAAAATGGGCATAATTCTGCAGGCAATCAACAGTACTATTGCCATCACTGTCGACGTTTTTTTATTGAAACTAAAAATACTCCTCTGTATGATTCTCGTTTACCACGAACTGCTGTTCTCATAATTGCGAAACACTCGACTGAAAAAACTTCAATTCGAGGAGTATCTCGAGTTACCGGACACCATCGCGACACTATATCTCGATATTATCACTTAATCGGTGAACATGCTGAAAAACTCAACGATTATTTTATTCATGACATTTCCGCGGGGGATTGTGAGATGGATGAAATTTGGGAGTTTGTTC CAAAAAAAAACAAGAATCTCCTAACAACTGACTCTGAAGAATTAGGTGATTGTTGGTCCTATACTTGTTTTAAAAGGGATTCTGGATTATTTTTAGCATTTGAATCTGGAAAAAGAAATATTGATACTTGTGCAGATATGTTAGTTCGATTTTTTAACCGAATGGAACTTCCAACGCCAGAAAACAAAATATCGATTTTTACTGATGGAAACGTCCAATATAGCATTTGTTTACCTGAATTATATTGTGAGCCATGCTTGGATTATGGTCAGGTGATCAAAGTAAAAGAGAAGAATAAACTTGTTTATGTCATTCGAGAGAAAATTATGGGAAATCCAGATAGTAAAGCAATCTCTACCTCAGTCATTGAGGGCTACAATAATAAAATCAGACAACGATTGAGCCGTTTTGGAAGGAAAACTGCCTCTTTTTCAAAAAAACTCAATAGATTCATTTCAGCGCTAAATATCTTTCAATTTGTGCATAATTTTATCGAAGTAAAAAGTAGTCACAAGTCTCCAGCAATGTTAGAAAGTATTACTGATCATCTTTGGAATTGGAGTGAGTTTTTAAACTACCATGTTCAGTTCTAA
- a CDS encoding HepT-like ribonuclease domain-containing protein, with the protein MLDSYPDIEWRKIAGLRDIIAHSYFNIKPSILWNIIVSKIHPLKNVVESILTEQAEEA; encoded by the coding sequence ATTCTAGACTCATATCCGGATATAGAATGGCGAAAGATCGCTGGTTTAAGGGATATTATTGCTCATTCATATTTTAATATAAAACCTTCAATCCTCTGGAATATTATCGTAAGCAAAATTCATCCCTTGAAAAATGTTGTTGAGTCCATTCTTACTGAACAAGCAGAAGAGGCATGA
- a CDS encoding helicase C-terminal domain-containing protein — MTTIDSQKAFVSDLLQYIIARCSGSHDLDTEINVRPSNRFFIGSLAPKKPQIEDIDEVKIEKENIIRAQMHKIVFPVETSSLSKKSSIKINGNGYVYYLRSPSSTNEEVIDKPKSSDNELIGRNWKRESFSFEFTLEYPLKGKYCIPFDTVVEKINSDPLCEKKIPLDLWNASIEVYQSSYDDTSSLISIEALNNSIDPIPQQPYERTLFNFVMNVSLENIHVLEFSDEYEYEGNNQKYFYSFRPINCQVEWREPGISFKTTHYGLFEQPNIRPKNSLENSILSFNKLRSKTESITELHKLLIAFRKLETDFDEELNTLPQKGFLIREGKRQRSVSEKRDQIIQFKQVLKELSNGINLLENNQDVLSAFNLMNETFYQTYLQQNNPNGEWRLFQIVFIISLLSSIVKRENLDTVHVLHVDTGGGKSEAYFAVITFALFYNRMKGYNRGVHSIVKFPLRMLSIQQLERLATIVVNADDIRKNNLLPQGEPFSLGYYIGNSEEFPSKYAEIRSQLYHRGKVIEPAPSSLILPKCPFCREKEEGIVSLHDDEIHKRIVHRCNSCNREFFIYYSDREIFRWRPSVIVSTVDKWAGLSSQRRARNLLGGSGSQCPYKHGFIPSGDYCEDNKEEAYSCKKIGGDEEGHDGPILSIQDEMHLLKEGFGTISSHFESLIEYIVNKTSNHKIKHIAMSATLNGTKTQIHELYNKNTIIIPGTSPEGIGSSKDFFFEKLNGPKRIICGLKPNMQDNHTATLRTLLYYAEFIIEAQLTLLKNPDEFTKKYGCKTPQEAQDIITQFIVPVTYHLKKQDVQDMSRFRDYIINGELSQRYPGSVIGKVLTGDSKLEELKVAMNEVRDYIKNYNPEKVLSETLTIDPLYATSVISHGVDLEELNFMVFQGIPYSTSEYIQALSRVGRKKLGLIIVWFYPTRVRDDSFYRNFYRYHDTLDHQVKPVPITRSARLGYYQTLNSIFCALIINHISNIRGEPLYRKKHIKSLKEVEIKEIINGIQEIYGGQNEIDIEREVKERISFIVEDTVFSDNTFFPNILSHNSGDSYYRNQTGMRGIQKQLILQLKPDDEQYINQIQ, encoded by the coding sequence ATGACGACAATTGATTCTCAAAAAGCCTTTGTAAGCGATCTGCTACAATATATCATCGCTCGTTGCTCAGGTTCACATGATTTAGACACAGAAATTAACGTTAGGCCTAGTAATCGTTTTTTTATTGGCTCACTAGCACCCAAAAAACCTCAAATAGAAGACATTGATGAGGTCAAAATTGAGAAAGAAAACATCATACGTGCCCAGATGCATAAAATCGTCTTCCCAGTAGAAACATCTAGTTTATCAAAAAAATCTTCAATTAAGATCAATGGAAATGGATATGTCTATTATTTAAGATCGCCTTCTTCGACGAATGAGGAAGTAATAGATAAACCTAAATCTTCTGATAATGAATTAATCGGACGAAATTGGAAAAGGGAATCATTTTCTTTTGAATTTACTCTTGAATATCCGTTAAAGGGAAAATATTGTATACCATTTGATACTGTAGTCGAGAAAATTAATTCAGATCCCTTATGTGAAAAAAAGATACCACTTGATTTATGGAATGCTTCAATTGAGGTATATCAATCATCATATGATGATACTTCTTCTCTTATTTCCATCGAGGCATTAAATAATAGTATTGATCCAATTCCCCAACAACCCTATGAAAGAACATTATTCAATTTTGTTATGAATGTTTCTCTGGAAAATATTCACGTTTTGGAATTTTCTGATGAATATGAATATGAAGGGAATAATCAAAAGTATTTCTATTCATTTCGTCCAATAAACTGTCAGGTTGAATGGAGAGAACCAGGTATTTCATTTAAAACTACTCATTATGGACTATTTGAGCAACCAAATATTCGACCAAAAAATTCATTGGAAAATAGTATTCTCAGTTTTAACAAGTTAAGAAGTAAAACTGAATCAATAACAGAATTGCACAAGTTACTTATAGCATTCAGGAAACTAGAAACGGATTTTGACGAAGAACTAAATACGCTACCACAGAAGGGATTTCTCATAAGAGAGGGGAAGAGACAACGTTCAGTATCTGAAAAAAGAGACCAAATTATTCAATTTAAACAGGTGTTAAAGGAACTGAGTAATGGGATAAATTTATTGGAAAACAATCAGGACGTTTTATCTGCCTTCAATTTAATGAATGAAACCTTTTACCAGACATACCTACAACAAAACAATCCCAATGGTGAATGGCGTCTATTTCAGATTGTTTTCATCATCTCTTTGTTGAGTTCAATAGTAAAACGAGAGAATTTAGATACGGTTCATGTACTTCATGTGGATACTGGGGGAGGAAAATCCGAAGCATATTTTGCTGTAATAACCTTCGCACTATTTTACAATAGGATGAAAGGATATAATAGAGGAGTACATTCAATCGTCAAATTTCCTTTGAGGATGCTATCAATTCAACAATTAGAACGTCTTGCGACAATTGTAGTTAACGCTGACGATATCCGAAAGAATAATTTGCTCCCTCAAGGAGAACCTTTTTCATTAGGCTATTACATTGGTAATTCAGAAGAGTTTCCTTCTAAATATGCTGAAATTAGATCTCAATTGTATCATAGGGGAAAAGTCATTGAACCTGCTCCATCTTCTCTCATCCTTCCAAAATGTCCTTTTTGTAGGGAGAAAGAAGAAGGAATTGTATCTTTACATGATGATGAAATTCATAAAAGAATAGTCCATCGATGTAATTCATGTAATCGTGAATTTTTCATTTATTATTCAGACAGAGAAATATTCAGATGGCGTCCATCGGTCATTGTATCTACAGTGGATAAGTGGGCAGGTTTATCATCACAAAGAAGGGCAAGAAATTTGCTTGGGGGATCTGGATCACAATGCCCATATAAACATGGATTCATACCTTCAGGAGATTACTGCGAAGACAATAAAGAGGAAGCCTATTCGTGTAAAAAAATTGGGGGAGATGAGGAGGGTCATGACGGGCCAATTTTATCGATACAAGATGAGATGCATTTATTAAAAGAAGGGTTTGGGACCATTTCATCTCATTTTGAAAGTCTTATTGAATATATTGTGAATAAGACTTCCAACCATAAAATTAAGCATATTGCAATGAGTGCTACATTAAACGGCACTAAAACTCAAATTCATGAATTATACAATAAAAACACGATTATTATCCCAGGAACTTCTCCAGAAGGAATAGGATCAAGTAAAGACTTCTTCTTTGAAAAATTAAATGGACCAAAACGTATTATTTGTGGATTAAAGCCAAATATGCAGGATAACCACACTGCAACCCTTCGTACTCTATTATATTATGCTGAATTTATCATTGAGGCACAATTGACTCTTCTTAAAAACCCAGATGAATTCACAAAAAAATATGGATGTAAGACACCTCAAGAAGCTCAAGATATCATTACCCAATTTATTGTTCCAGTAACCTATCATTTAAAAAAGCAGGATGTTCAAGATATGTCTCGATTTAGAGATTATATCATCAATGGTGAGCTTTCGCAAAGGTACCCGGGTTCAGTCATAGGTAAAGTTTTAACTGGAGACTCTAAACTCGAAGAATTAAAAGTCGCAATGAATGAGGTTCGTGATTATATTAAAAATTACAATCCTGAAAAAGTTCTTTCTGAAACTTTAACTATTGATCCCCTATATGCTACTTCTGTGATATCTCATGGAGTGGATCTTGAGGAACTCAATTTCATGGTATTTCAAGGGATCCCCTATTCGACCTCTGAATACATCCAGGCCCTATCCCGAGTTGGTAGGAAAAAATTGGGTCTAATAATTGTTTGGTTTTATCCAACTCGAGTGAGAGATGATAGTTTCTATCGGAATTTTTATCGATATCATGATACCTTGGACCACCAGGTCAAACCGGTCCCAATAACTCGTTCTGCCCGACTAGGATATTACCAAACCTTGAATTCAATTTTTTGTGCTCTAATAATCAATCACATCTCGAACATTCGAGGAGAACCACTTTACAGAAAAAAACATATTAAATCCTTAAAAGAAGTAGAGATTAAAGAAATTATTAATGGGATTCAAGAGATTTATGGAGGACAAAATGAAATTGACATCGAGAGGGAAGTCAAAGAGAGAATCAGTTTTATCGTTGAAGATACTGTTTTTTCAGATAATACCTTTTTCCCTAATATTCTCTCACATAATAGCGGCGATTCGTATTATCGAAATCAAACCGGTATGAGAGGTATTCAAAAACAATTGATTTTGCAATTGAAGCCTGACGATGAGCAATACATTAACCAAATTCAATAA
- a CDS encoding IS1182-like element ISMhu1 family transposase, with the protein MYNTIGRDFEQLYLLPEDIRDWVPSDDFCHILIDLISILDLSPLYKEYREDGQGAAFYHPEIMTGLIIYSYFNGVRSSRQIENKCRYDVGFRIVTRNSLPDHSTISRFIKKNSSFIGQLFIPVLTLLNEAGLINNVLLALDGTKLKANASLGSNMPYEKIEGEIQKYLKEVQEKDDVEDRLYGPDKSGNEVPDDFKTHSKRIKRFIQAKERLEAEHKEKSQKKEEKIAQREEEERESGKRKRGRKPKKPAKNPDEQSLANTTDPDSSIMKSGPGCIQGYNGQIIVNQDGYILVPFLSNSPVDYRLLQPCYERLEEIAQLTGLSLEYLNLLTDAGYWSYENYLYMKQQDIGFLCSTCHEPDIFSIRGLERSLLELERISDQLFDGICSIPTLASIGDWCTRNLIQDDNIPTPASIAKGIMEVTMTPYGAKKTYSQRKTIVEPAFGWIKENRNLRKLQRRGISHCQDEWSLICLTQNLRKVCSRGELKKFRELILQKKRHIICNKGVGIRIPYSILSDALSSLGRMIGDNFLKMLIRKSTYQKFSKF; encoded by the coding sequence ATGTATAATACGATAGGTCGGGATTTTGAACAACTTTACCTTCTCCCTGAGGATATTAGAGACTGGGTTCCGAGTGATGATTTCTGTCATATATTAATTGATTTAATCTCAATTCTCGACCTATCCCCATTATATAAGGAATACCGGGAAGACGGCCAAGGTGCGGCATTTTATCATCCAGAAATAATGACTGGTTTGATCATTTACTCATATTTTAATGGAGTTCGTTCAAGCCGTCAAATAGAGAATAAATGCAGATACGATGTAGGATTTAGAATAGTAACCCGCAATTCTCTCCCAGACCATTCCACAATCTCGCGATTTATCAAGAAAAACAGTTCTTTTATTGGACAACTTTTCATTCCAGTATTGACTCTCCTTAATGAAGCAGGATTAATCAATAACGTCCTTCTCGCCTTGGATGGAACAAAACTAAAGGCGAATGCTTCACTTGGATCGAACATGCCATATGAAAAGATTGAGGGAGAAATTCAAAAATATCTAAAGGAAGTCCAAGAAAAAGATGATGTCGAGGATCGTCTTTATGGCCCGGATAAATCAGGTAACGAGGTTCCCGATGATTTTAAGACTCACTCAAAAAGGATAAAACGATTCATTCAAGCAAAAGAACGACTTGAGGCTGAACATAAGGAGAAATCCCAAAAAAAGGAAGAGAAGATTGCCCAAAGGGAGGAAGAGGAGAGAGAGTCTGGAAAAAGGAAACGAGGTAGAAAACCTAAAAAGCCTGCAAAAAACCCTGATGAACAAAGTCTTGCAAACACTACAGATCCTGATAGTTCAATAATGAAAAGTGGGCCTGGTTGTATTCAAGGATATAATGGCCAGATAATTGTAAACCAGGATGGCTATATTCTGGTTCCGTTTTTAAGTAATTCACCCGTTGATTACAGATTACTTCAACCATGTTATGAAAGATTAGAGGAAATTGCTCAATTAACCGGCTTATCGCTTGAATATCTTAATTTACTTACTGATGCTGGTTATTGGAGCTATGAAAACTATCTGTATATGAAACAGCAGGATATTGGATTTCTCTGTTCTACATGCCATGAACCAGATATTTTCAGTATTAGAGGCCTCGAGAGAAGTTTACTTGAACTTGAACGAATTTCCGATCAACTTTTTGATGGCATTTGCAGTATTCCAACGTTAGCATCTATTGGTGATTGGTGTACGAGAAATCTCATTCAAGATGATAATATTCCAACACCCGCTTCTATTGCTAAAGGGATTATGGAAGTGACAATGACTCCGTATGGTGCCAAAAAGACATATTCACAACGAAAAACGATTGTTGAACCCGCATTTGGATGGATTAAAGAAAATCGCAATTTAAGAAAATTGCAGAGAAGGGGAATATCACATTGTCAGGATGAATGGAGTTTGATTTGTTTAACACAGAATCTTCGGAAGGTCTGTTCAAGAGGGGAGTTGAAGAAATTCAGAGAACTGATCCTGCAAAAGAAGCGGCATATTATCTGTAATAAGGGAGTGGGTATTAGAATACCTTATTCAATATTGTCCGATGCATTATCATCTTTGGGCAGAATGATCGGAGACAATTTTCTAAAGATGTTGATAAGAAAAAGTACTTACCAAAAATTTTCCAAATTTTAG
- a CDS encoding IS701 family transposase — MPITKQPSDVDYINYLIAARCDVSCIKVTDCYSTSEFSKSHDTFNRFLTRQSLTPETLWAEVEAYVDRKRGWLVLDDTILDKKHSKKIECTYYQWSGKEHKVIKGIGLITLIWTDGITSFPIDYRIYDKDVDDKTKNDHLQEMALTAFKRGFTPAFVMFDSWYSGNENLKLINRLGWFYFTRVKKNRMVNPDAQGNVQVSSLNIPEEGLEVHLKKYGFIRLFHSLNRKGVSRYWATNFLPMNNEDRLVLQSICWTIENYHRAIKELCGVKKCQARKGIIQRNHINCSLRAYLRFEVNKFLNSVTPYDAQWQIIKVGISEYIQNPKYAL, encoded by the coding sequence GTGCCTATAACGAAGCAGCCTTCAGATGTAGATTATATCAATTACCTCATCGCAGCTCGATGCGACGTTTCTTGTATAAAAGTCACTGATTGTTATTCGACGTCTGAATTCTCGAAATCACATGATACCTTCAATCGATTCCTAACAAGACAGTCTCTAACTCCTGAGACGTTGTGGGCTGAAGTTGAGGCATATGTTGACAGAAAAAGGGGCTGGTTGGTTCTGGATGACACTATTCTAGATAAAAAACATTCCAAAAAAATCGAATGTACATATTACCAGTGGAGTGGAAAAGAGCACAAAGTAATCAAAGGAATAGGATTGATTACCTTAATTTGGACAGATGGAATCACTTCATTTCCAATTGATTATCGAATTTATGATAAGGATGTTGATGATAAGACCAAAAATGATCATCTCCAAGAAATGGCCTTGACAGCTTTCAAGAGAGGATTTACTCCTGCCTTTGTCATGTTTGATAGTTGGTATTCCGGAAATGAAAATTTGAAGTTGATTAACCGTCTTGGATGGTTTTATTTCACACGAGTTAAGAAAAATCGTATGGTCAATCCCGATGCCCAAGGTAATGTTCAAGTGTCATCATTAAATATACCAGAGGAGGGATTAGAAGTCCATTTAAAGAAATATGGATTTATTCGTCTTTTTCACTCACTAAATCGTAAAGGTGTAAGTAGATATTGGGCAACCAATTTTTTGCCGATGAATAATGAAGATAGGCTGGTTTTACAATCTATTTGCTGGACAATCGAGAATTATCATAGGGCTATCAAAGAACTATGTGGTGTCAAAAAATGCCAAGCTAGAAAGGGAATTATCCAACGAAATCATATTAATTGCTCACTTCGGGCATATTTACGATTCGAAGTCAATAAATTTTTGAATAGTGTTACTCCGTACGATGCTCAATGGCAAATCATAAAAGTTGGAATTTCAGAATATATTCAGAACCCAAAATATGCGCTATAA
- a CDS encoding IS1634 family transposase, whose product MATIVYQTDKRSGITYAYQSISFWDKEKKQSRARRTLIGRYDNETGKIVPTDGRNKKKAKEKEAETRGKTVINSAHRSFYGATYLLDAIGEKLGITQDLKQCFPDEYKQILSLAYYLILEDSTPLYRFEKWGSLHKHPYGNNITSQRSSELFASINEESKQRFFTLQGKRRIEQEFWAYDTTTLSSYSDILRQVQYGHNKEHDKLPQLKLALVFGKDSNLPFYYRKLAGNIPDSKTIRRFLEELDILGYSKVKLIMDRGFFSEYNINSLFQNHIKFLMSAKMSLNFIQNELDEVYDTFRDFEHYNENYAIYYRTVRTNWNYTQNRPYKGDKLKESRRIYIHFYYNIDQAADDEKDFDRRLIALKQELESGERIPQHEKLYQQYFTYKTTPKRGTHVTVIEENVNAAKRNYGFFALITNEKMDAITALELYRNKDVVEKAFGNLKERLNMRRNLVSSEQSLDGKLFIQFVALIYLSYIKKQMQEKALFKSYTIPGLLDKLDVIECFEQPGRSLKVGEIVEKQEQLYYDLGVAPPASL is encoded by the coding sequence ATGGCGACAATTGTATACCAAACGGATAAGCGATCCGGGATCACGTACGCATATCAATCGATATCATTCTGGGACAAGGAAAAGAAACAGTCACGTGCCCGACGTACCTTAATAGGAAGATACGATAATGAAACAGGAAAAATCGTTCCAACAGACGGAAGAAACAAGAAAAAGGCAAAAGAAAAGGAAGCCGAAACACGCGGTAAAACAGTTATCAATAGCGCACATCGTTCTTTTTATGGAGCAACATATCTGCTGGATGCAATTGGTGAAAAATTGGGGATTACACAAGACCTCAAACAGTGTTTCCCTGACGAATATAAGCAGATCTTGTCTCTTGCATATTATTTGATACTCGAAGATAGCACCCCATTATATCGCTTTGAGAAATGGGGATCGCTCCACAAACATCCGTATGGCAATAATATTACTTCGCAGCGCAGCAGTGAGCTTTTCGCCAGCATTAATGAAGAAAGTAAACAGCGTTTTTTTACTCTTCAAGGAAAAAGAAGAATAGAGCAGGAATTCTGGGCGTATGACACCACGACCTTATCAAGTTACTCTGATATCCTAAGACAAGTACAATATGGACATAATAAAGAGCACGATAAGCTCCCTCAATTGAAGTTAGCTCTTGTTTTCGGGAAAGATTCTAACCTACCTTTCTACTACCGAAAACTAGCGGGTAATATCCCAGACTCAAAAACAATCCGGCGATTTCTGGAGGAACTGGATATTCTCGGTTATTCGAAGGTTAAACTGATCATGGATAGAGGTTTTTTTAGTGAATATAACATCAATTCCCTATTCCAGAACCATATTAAGTTCCTTATGTCTGCTAAGATGTCGTTGAATTTTATTCAGAACGAATTGGATGAGGTTTACGATACCTTTCGCGATTTCGAACATTATAATGAGAATTATGCCATTTATTATCGAACCGTTCGAACTAATTGGAATTACACGCAAAATCGCCCTTATAAAGGAGATAAACTCAAGGAATCGCGTCGAATATACATTCATTTTTATTATAATATCGATCAGGCAGCTGATGACGAAAAAGACTTTGATCGTAGATTAATCGCATTAAAACAGGAATTAGAATCAGGTGAACGCATTCCACAACATGAAAAGTTATACCAGCAATATTTCACGTATAAGACAACACCAAAGAGAGGAACCCATGTCACGGTTATTGAAGAGAATGTTAACGCTGCAAAAAGAAATTATGGCTTCTTTGCCTTAATCACTAATGAAAAGATGGATGCTATTACTGCCCTTGAACTTTACCGCAATAAAGATGTTGTTGAGAAGGCCTTTGGTAATCTCAAGGAACGCTTGAATATGCGTCGAAATCTGGTTTCTTCAGAGCAGAGTCTTGACGGGAAGTTGTTTATCCAGTTCGTCGCCCTGATCTATCTTTCTTATATCAAAAAACAGATGCAGGAGAAAGCGCTTTTTAAATCCTACACAATCCCGGGTCTATTGGATAAATTGGATGTAATCGAATGTTTCGAACAGCCAGGTAGATCACTTAAAGTGGGAGAGATCGTTGAAAAGCAAGAACAGTTGTATTATGATCTAGGGGTGGCACCGCCTGCCTCGTTATGA
- a CDS encoding DUF2080 family transposase-associated protein — MRTVPFNVATELKVNNICGFYKREVKPFGTSAKVDCPKEHLGKTVYLVILDNDE; from the coding sequence ATGAGAACTGTTCCATTCAATGTTGCTACAGAACTGAAGGTAAACAACATTTGTGGATTTTATAAACGAGAAGTCAAACCCTTTGGAACAAGTGCGAAAGTAGATTGTCCCAAGGAACATTTGGGTAAAACGGTTTATTTGGTTATTCTGGATAATGACGAATAA